In the Fusarium oxysporum f. sp. lycopersici 4287 chromosome 9, whole genome shotgun sequence genome, one interval contains:
- a CDS encoding ubiquitin-like 1-activating enzyme E1 A encodes MDNSNQDQGQPQAEPQAQQLPNPSVQEEGIPHIDASANINVNGNGIPQLPENLLNPMNPQALSMLADPSLMADPSLMAMQMPLADPSFMMQPGMGLPNGQNGFSLPMAPPATVSADEVALYDRQIRLWGMAAQAKIQSANILLITIKALANEIAKNLVLAGVGSLTLLDSATVTEADRGAQFFIPGGEDVIGQNRAQVASAALQKLNPRVRVHVDTEGVKTKGPSYFAAYDIVIATDLDPESFNIINTATRLNCKAFYAAGCHGLYGFIFSDLIEHDYVIQRDLGNMPTSIGPESRTRTIVDVQTRKEGPKTIESVTKRELYSTWFLASDLAVLPAEYTQSKRRLKSVTPALSCLRALWEFMQIQNGRVPSNRDDLKLFTQIATQKHKALGLPSETLRPEFLRSFLQNLVSEISPVAAILGGQLAQDVINVLGQTQQPIQNMVVFDGTTMEALMYPLHPEGSLGASQLTDHTVPNGGAPMILGGMDALPLGLDPTAMGALPHHNNPIMIPTGLPQNGNLIPMPDGSLADPTQQFNAVTQVPQQPMQGHTAQVTAEQTTQETPANPGASESKE; translated from the exons ATGGACAACTCGAACCAGGATCAAGGCCAGCCTCAAGCTGAGCCTCAAGCACAACAACTCCCGAATCCTTCAGTGCAAGAAGAGGGAATTCCTCATATCGATGCTAGCGCTAATATCAACGTCAACGGCAATGGGATTCCCCAACTACCAGAGAATCTCCTCAACCCGATGAACCCTCAGGCGCTGAGCATGTTGGCCGATCCCTCACTCATGGCTGATCcctccttgatggccatgCAGATGCCTCTGGCTGACCCTTCATTCATGATGCAACCTGGGATGGGCTTACCGAATGGCCAAAATGGCTTCAGTCTTCCCATGGCTCCCCCTGCTACTGTCAGTGCTG ACGAGGTCGCTTTGTATGACCGCCAGATCCGCCTCTGGGGCATGGCCGCACAGGCAAAGATCCAAAGCGCaaacatccttctcatcaccatcaaggccCTCGCCAATGAAATTGCAAAGAATCTTGTCCTTGCTGGTGTCGGCTCTCTCACTCTTCTAGACAGTGCTACTGTTACCGAAGCAGATCGAGGCGCCCAATTCTTCATCCctggtggtgaagatgtcATCGGACAGAACCGCGCTCAAGTCGCCAGCGCCGCTCTGCAGAAGCTCAACCCCCGTGTTCGTGTTCACGTCGATACAGAAGGTGTCAAGACCAAGGGACCAAGCTACTTTGCTGCCTATGATATTGTCATTGCCACTGATCTTGACCCTGAGTCtttcaatatcatcaacactgCCACACGCCTGAACTGCAAGGCTTTCTACGCTGCCGGTTGTCATGGACTCTATGGTTTCATCTTCAGCGATCTTATCGAACACGACTATGTCATCCAGCGTGACCTGGGAAACATGCCCACATCCATTGGCCCAGAGTCTCGTACTCGCACTATCGTTGATGTCCAGACTCGAAAGGAGGGTCCCAAGACAATTGAGTCTGTCACCAAGCGCGAGCTCTACTCTACGTGGTTCCTCGCCAGTGACCTTGCTGTTCTTCCTGCCGAGTACACCCAATCCAAGCGACGACTCAAGAGTGTCACACCCGCCCTGTCTTGTCTCCGCGCTCTCTGGGAATTCATGCAGATCCAGAACGGCCGAGTCCCCAGCAATCGCGATGATCTTAAGCTGTTCACGCAGATCGCCACTCAGAAGCACAAGGCTCTTGGCCTGCCCAGTGAAACTCTCCGCCCCGAGTTTCTGCGTAGCTTCCTTCAGAACCTCGTCAGCGAAATCTCTCCTGTTGCCGCCATCCTCGGTGGTCAACTTGCCCAGGACGTCATCAACGTTCTCGGACAAACCCAACAGCCTATTCAGAACATGGTCGTCTTCGACGGCACAACTATGGAGGCGCTCATGTACCCTCTGCACCCAGAAGGCTCGCTCGGGGCATCGCAACTCACCGACCATACTGTCCCCAACGGCGGTGCGCCTATGATTCTGGGCGGCATGGATGCTCTGCCTTTGGGTCTTGACCCAACTGCCATGGGGGCTCTGCCTCACCATAACAATCCCATCATGATTCCTACTGGCCTTCCCCAGAACGGCAATCTTATTCCTATGCCCGACGGCTCCCTAGCCGATCCTACACAGCAATTCAATGCCGTAACGCAGGTGCCTCAGCAGCCTATGCAAGGGCACACGGCACAAGTCACAGCTGAGCAGACCACTCAGGAGACACCGGCAAACCCCGGTGCCTCGGAATCGAAAGAGTAG
- a CDS encoding hypothetical protein (At least one base has a quality score < 10) → MWSLRPQRVIPHPPKSLELRANLLMMSKSSRVSEKSLLLTALTRVHSRTLHLEKHGYVQRQLIMLTRCFFHITTAAQLLRYPTLIPQKSVLSYTDLIVFDEGIVPLLFASAALGKHSPGYRGADNMHCVLLTLHATWFSTFGFPALLYERSASWTRITNGFCLQSL, encoded by the coding sequence ATGTGGAGTCTGCGACCTCAAAGGGTAATTCCTCATCCGCCAAAGAGCCTCGAGTTAAGGGCGAATCTTCTGATGATgtccaaatcatcaagagTCAGCGAAAAGTCATTACTATTGACAGCACTGACGAGAGTTCATAGTAGAACTCTACACCTCGAGAAGCACGGTTATGTTCAGCGACAGCTGATAATGCTCACCCGCTGTTTCTTTCATATTACTACCGCAGCTCAGCTGCTACGATACCCAACACTTATACCCCAAAAGTCGGTCTTATCATATACTGATTTAATCGTTTTCGATGAGGGCATAGTCCCTCTCTTATTCGCATCGGCGGCGTTAGGCAAGCATAGCCCCGGATATAGAGGGGCAGATAATATGCATTGCGTTCTTTTGACTTTACATGCGACATGGTTTTCGACATTTGGCTTCCCTGCTTTGCTATATGAAAGGAGTGCGAGTTGGACGCGAATCACAAATGGCTTTTGCTTGCAGTCCCTTTGA
- a CDS encoding histone-lysine N-methyltransferase, H3 lysine-36 specific, with amino-acid sequence MEDDEYTTSKMEEIKLEEGTNGAQVKQEERTPMSVTNGGQEESRSPSASHDGVKSRSGSADTPSSNRPSKLSRKASQKLAASREPVLFDHLPDMTAESCNFFQLIPDCLYGSKHLGSTDNDALDCECREEWHDGENIACGEDSDCINRATKMECSAEAGNCAGGCQNQRFQRKQYANVSVIKTEKKGFGLRADSDLQANDFVFEYIGEVINEPTFRRRMMQYDEEGIKHFYFMSLNKSEFVDATKKGNYGRFCNHSCNPNCYVDKWVVGDKLRMGIFASRKIQSGEELVFNYNVDRYGADPQPCYCGEANCVGFIGGKTQTERATKLPVATVEALGIDGGDGWDTSVAKKPRKKKPDEDDEEYVNSIPSRSLNEDDARKVMAALMQCKEKWIAVKLLDRILRCDEERVIHCVMRMHAYQILKTTLNTFIEDHNVVLQVLDILDKFPRLTRNKIQDSKIEATIEGLTRSEHEDVASKSKYLLDEWSKLEVAYRIRRRKFDPNAPAANSFEERRGAGRDEEVAQSSKTASPQTIDAPKGPRNSMPQRNVAFFQNGGRPRRPPFNGGLPQGWFTAKDAAGNTYFYNKQGATTWQRPTQPVAEPAVKAPSKAMKEQLAIQSIINQVTERGTPKHTSVSTPKTADTPPKEVKEEKWRSLPVEKQMKIYENTVFPHIKHVLDKFHHKLPKEELKRFGKEIAKKLVSSDYKNNRVGDPNAPLSEKQARKMKQYVKDFLDRAVKKFGDQQKPRAGENADTQMKGDQGPSAAGSRTGSVAGGLEGTSLVKVNGTPADGLDAATASDNEGSGSLGSPERKRKRESEVEGPLSISPSDGPNMKRLREDELDAPSPPPPPPPPPQSAMEGVVNAEQQALREQEEALMRENEEAQRLEDEANHTNDLEDATRGAEKDLLDASNELSRLNHEARGIGSQKTSA; translated from the exons ATGGAGGATGACGAGTATACGACCAGCAAAATGGAGGAAATTAAGCTTGAGGAGGGCACAAACGGCGCGCAGGTGAAGCAGGAGGAGAGGACTCCCATGTCTGTCACGAATGGCGGCCAGGAAGAATCCCGATCGCCGAGCGCTTCTCATGATGGCGTCAAGTCGCGCAGTGGAAGCGCAGACACACCGAGCTCAAACAGGCCCTCAAAGCTCTCTCGGAAGGCTTCTCAGAAGTTGGCAGCCAGCCGCGAACCCGTCCTTTTCGACCACCTCCCCGACATGACCGCCGAATCTTGTAATTTCTTTCAGCTCATTCCCGATTGCCTATACGGCTCAAAGCACCTTGGATCTACAGATAACGACGCCTTGGACTGCGAGTGTCGGGAAGAATGGC ACGATGGCGAAAATATTGCATGCGGCGAGGACTCGGACTGCATTAATCGAGCGACAAAAATGGAATGTAGCGCTGAGGCTGGAAATTGTGCAGGGGGCTGCCAGAATCAGCGGTTCCAGCGCAAGCAGTACGCCAACGTTTCTGTCATCAAGACCGAAAAAAAGGGCTTTGGCCTCCGCGCTGACTCTGATCTACAAGCCAATGACTTCGTCTTTGAGTACATTGGCGAAGTTATCAATGAGCCTACCTTTCGCCGTCGAATGATGCAGTACGACGAAGAGGGTATCAAGCATTTTTACTTCATGTCGCTAAACAAGAGCGAGTTTGTGGACGCAACAAAAAAGGGCAACTATGGTCGCTTCTGCAATCACTCTTGCAACCCCAACTGCTATGTTGATAAGTGGGTGGTTGGCGACAAACTCCGAATGGGCATTTTTGCCTCGCGCAAGATCCAATCCGGGGAAGAGTTGGTGTTTAACTACAATGTTGACCGATATGGTGCTGACCCCCAACCCTGCTACTGCGGGGAAGCCAATTGCGTGGGATTCATTGGAGGCAAAACACAAACTGAGCGAGCAACCAAATTGCCTGTTGCGACTGTCGAGGCTTTAGGTATCGATGGAGGTGACGGTTGGGATACTTCCGTGGCAAAGAAGcctcgaaagaagaagccagatgaggacgatgaggaaTATGTCAACAGTATACCTTCGCGCAGTCTCAACGAAGACGACGCGCGAAAGGTCATGGCTGCTCTTATGCAATGCAAAGAGAAATGGATTGCGGTGAAATTACTGGACCGTATCCTGCGGTGCGACGAGGAGCGCGTCATCCACTGTGTTATGCGTATGCACGCTTACCAAATTCTCAAAACAACACTCAACACCTTTATCGAGGACCACAACGTTGTCCTTCAGGTTTTGGATATCCTCGACAAGTTCCCACGCTTGACAAGGAACAAGATCCAGGACTCCAAGATCGAGGCCACGATCGAGGGTCTGACACGATCCGAGCACGAAGACGTGGCTTCCAAGTCAAAATACCTTCTCGACGAGTGGAGTAAGTTAGAGGTGGCGTACCGAATCAGACGACGCAAGTTCGACCCCAACGCACCAGCTGCAAACTCATTTGAGGAACGACGCGGTGCAGGTCGAGACGAGGAGGTAGCGCAATCTTCAAAGACAGCGTCACCACAGACCATTGACGCACCGAAGGGTCCTCGAAACAGCATGCCGCAAAGGAATGTTGCTTTTTTTCAGAACGGCGGGCGCCCTCGTAGGCCCCCATTCAATGGTGGGCTTCCTCAAGGATGGTTCACCGCCAAGGATGCTGCAGGAAACACTTATTTCTATAACAAGCAGGGCGCCACAACGTGGCAGCGACCTACCCAACCTGTAGCGGAACCTGCTGTCAAGGCACCGTCCAAAGCTATGAAGGAGCAATTGGCGATCCAAAGTATTATCAACCAGGTCACTGAGAGGGGAACACCTAAACATACTTCAGTTTCGACCCCCAAGACGGCGGATACGCCACCCAAGgaggtgaaggaggagaaaTGGCGATCTCTTCCAGTCGAAAAACAAATGAAGATATACGAAAACACG GTGTTTCCCCACATCAAACATGTCCTCGACAAATTCCATCACAAACTTCCTAAGGAGGAGCTGAAGCGCTTTGGTAAAGAGATAGCTAAGAAGCTTGTCTCGTCCGACTATAAGAACAACCGGGTCGGCGACCCCAATGCACCACTAAGTGAAAAGCAAGCGAGGAAAATGAAGCAGTACGTCAAAGACTTCTTGGACCGTGCTGTTAAGAAATTCGGTGATCAGCAGAAACCAAGGGCGGGCGAAAACGCAGATACCCAGATGAAAGGTGACCAAGGCCCCAGTGCTGCAGGAAGCAGGACTGGCTCCGTCGCTGGTGGGCTTGAGGGTACATCTTTAGTTAAGGTTAATGGGACTCCAGCTGATGGGCTTGACGCTGCCACGGCATCGGATAATGAGGGCAGTGGTTCTCTGGGAAGCCCTGAACGtaagaggaagagggagTCGGAAGTAGAAGGCCCGCTATCGATATCTCCATCTGATGGGCCAAACATGAAGAGGTTAAGAGAGGATGAGTTGGATGCGCCCagccctcctcctcctccaccgccTCCTCCGCAATCAGCCATGGAAGGTGTTGTTAATGCTGAACAGCAGGCTCTTCGTGAGCAGGAGGAAGCATTAATGAGGGAGAACGAGGAGGCACAAAGGCTTGAAGACGAGGCCAACCATACGAATGATCTGGAGGACGCCACTAGAGGCGCTGAGAAAGATTTGCTGGATGCTTCCAACGAGCTGTCTCGCCTGAATCACGAGGCTAGAGGGATTGGGTCACAGAAGACGTCAGCTTAA
- a CDS encoding hypothetical protein (At least one base has a quality score < 10): protein MEPFNDQEKRHLLAEIIKHSQLDVQYLENLVRHIEPNWMQMQLPNGRNMAQCMETAQNMYIGQRGTKRKASEEESSTQNNIDGQLPSDQALSLLSHLFRRRTHRPTSNANPL from the exons ATGGAGCCATTTAATGATCAGGAGAAG CGGCATCTCCTTGCCGAAATAATCAAACACAGTCAATTAGATGTCCAATATTTGGAGAATCTAGTTCGCCATATTGAGCCAAACTGGATGCAAATGCAACTCCCGAATG GCCGCAACATGGCTCAGTGTATGGAGACAGCTCAGAACATGTACATAGGACAGCGTGGGACAAAGCGGAAAGCTAGCGAAGAAGAATCGAGCACTCAAAACAACATCGACGGCCAACTTCCCAGTGATCAAgctctttctcttctgtcTCACCTTTTCCGGCGCAGAACTCACCGGCCAACTTCCAACGCCAACCCGCTATGA
- a CDS encoding 4-aminobutyrate aminotransferase, translating to MSAFRAGMAARPAVQAARAAACRSFATSRSMRMAAASEKTFFAGEPEAPTVKTAIPGPKTKSHMDELTKVFDTRSANMLVDYTKSKGNYIADPDGNVLLDVFAQIASIAVGYNNPALLKAASSPEMVNAIVNRPALGAFPSHDWADLLKSSLLTVAPKGLDNVFTAMAGSDANETAYKAAFMWRRQQERGGPEVDFSTKELDSAMNNHAPGSPNLSILSFKTGFHGRLFGSLSTTRSKAIHKVDIPAFDWPQATFPKLKYPLEENVEENKKIEQASLDEVEHLIKSWHLPPCAVVVEPVQSEGGDNHASPDFFRKLRALTKKHNILLIVDEVQTGIGATGKFWAHEHWNLETPPDIVTFSKKAQAAGFYYGDPAIRPNKPYRQFNTWMGDPARAILFKAIVDEINKNDLVNHTARVGDRLFKDLESLSKKYPGQIENLRGKGQGTFIAFDSPKRDQFLAEAKKLGVNIGGSGASAVRLRPMLIFQQKHADILVDTIEKIVKQ from the exons ATGTCGGCTTTCCGCGCTGGCATGGCCGCCCGGCCTGCTGTTCAAGCTGCCCGAGCTGCAGCTTGCCGCTCTTTCGCTACTTCGCGCAGCATGCGAATGGCTGCTGCTTCTgagaagaccttcttcgCTGGCGAGCCAGAGGCCCCTACGGTCAAGACAGCTATTCCTGGCCCTAAGACCAAGAGTCACATGGATGAGCTCACCAAGGTCTTTGATACTCGTAGCGCAAACATGCTTGTCGACTACACCAAGAGCAAGGGCAACTACATCGCCGACCCCGATGGCAACGTGCTTCTCGATGT CTTTGCTCAGATTGCTTCAATTGCAGTCGGTTATAACAACCCTGCCCTTCTCAAGGCCGCCTCCAGTCCTGAGATGGTGAACGCCATTGTCAACCGACCTGCCCTCGGAGCCTTCCCCTCTCACGACTGGGCCGATCTTCTCAAGTCCAGTCTTCTCACTGTTGCTCCCAAGGGTCTGGATAATGTCTTTACCGCCATGGCTGGCTCGGATGCGAACGAGACTGCCTACAAGGCCGCCTTTATGTGGCGCCGACAGCAGGAGCGTGGTGGCCCTGAGGTTGATTTCAGCACTAAGGAACTTGACAGTGCTATGAATAACCATGCCCCCGGAAGCCCTAATCTCTCTATTCTTTCTTTCAAGACCGGCTTCCACGGTCGTCTCTTTGGATCGCTTTCTACTACCCGCTCCAAGGCTATCCACAAGGTCGACATCCCTGCTTTCGACTGGCCTCAAGCGACTTTCCCCAAGCTCAAATATCCTCTCGAGGAGAACGTGGAGGAAAACAAGAAGATTGAGCAGGCTAGTCTTGATGAAGTAGAGCACCTTATTAAGAGCTGGCACCTGCCTCCTTGCGCCGTTGTCGTCGAGCCAGTCCAGAGTGAAGGCGGTGACAATCACGCTTCGCCTGACTTCTTCCGCAAGCTGCGAGCCCTGACCAAGAAGCATAACATTCTACTTATTGTCGACGAAGTCCAGACTGGTATCGGTGCTACTGGCAAGTTCTGGGCTCATGAGCACTGGAACCTCGAGACACCCCCTGATATCGTGACCTTCTCCAAGAAGGCTCAAGCTGCCGGTTTCTACTATGGCGACCCGGCTATCCGCCCCAACAAGCCTTACAGACAGTTCAACACATGGATGGGTGACCCTGCTCGCGCCATCCTGTTCAAGGCCATTGTCGACGAAATCAACAAGAACGACCTCGTCAACCACACCGCACGAGTTGGTGATCGCCTCTTCAAGGACCTCGAGTCTCTTAGCAAGAAGTACCCCGGTCAGATCGAGAACCTCCGTGGCAAGGGTCAAGGTACATTCATTGCCTTCGACAGCCCCAAGCGTGACCAGTTCCTGGCGGAGGCCAAGAAACTGGGTGTGAACATCGGTGGCAGTGGCGCCAGTGCCGTTCGTCTACGACCTATGCTCATTTTCCAGCAGAAGCACGCTGATATCCTTGTGGACACAATTGAGAAGATTGTTAAGCAGTAA
- a CDS encoding chloride channel, other eukaryote — translation MAGQEAEGSEPPSPRTTRRRNPLQRNASTGELDERTPLLTASRSRIRISEQSSTRQQKGSLSRDHSYIGAYHGSRNHSRHPSWSSRLVNALSDRHESSMAESKGTIFPDERMWYDQFTSTDWVHDAIADSYRVKELRSRKDFWGRVRIIFDGAQGWILSALCGFLVALMAYTVDVAESTVFDFKEGYCSKAWYLSRKRCCAEEACEDWVRWAHVVNSPSGDIWRSFAIYMAFVLALALIACWMALWTKTVVPSAYQLTTLDENLAVDEPTQTYDDLNPSESSTPQPQPDPKPENPPMVYYSAAGSGVAEVRVILSGFVLHGFLGARTLIIKMVALILSVASGMSLGKEGPYVHMAACVGNILCRLFSKYDRNDGKRREVISAAAAAGVAVAFGAPLGGVLFGLEEVSYFFPAKTLFRTFFCCIVAALSLKFLNPYGTHKIVLFEVRYLVDWEYFELGSFIFVGIIGGALGALFIKASKYWAQSFRRIQLIKKHPLLEVFLVALVTGLMSYWNALTKLPVAELLLNVASPCEGSSTDWEERALCPGAIDEIPPILFELFVALLIKGFLTVITFGIKVPAGIYVPSMVVGGLMGRIVGHMVQWAVLRVPDWAIWGDCAFNRDGSCIQPGVYGLIAAGATMCGVTRLSVTLAVILFELTGSLDYVLPFSLAILVSKWTADAIEPNSIYDLLTSMNSYPFLDNKHKPIFTEDLADIVPRIRKERIIDITNSPVVPATSLRIKLELLHRAGELDGGLPIVRHGILVGLIPAPDLGYALDQLEDEATNLCLMDHVPSIDEDEGEHDPTDFTPYIDPAPVALDIRSPMDLVYELFAKLGLRYICVLKDGKYAGMTHKKTFVRYMREHEKDI, via the exons ATGGCGggacaagaagcagaaggcTCCGAGCCGCCCTCGCCACGGACTACACGAAGGCGGAATCCTTTACAGCGGAATGCTTCAACAGGAGAACTGGACGAGCGAACCCCCTTGCTCACAGCTTCAAGGTCGCGCATTCGTATCAGTGAGCAAAGCTCGACTCGTCAGCAAAAAGGATCCTTATCGCGGGACCACAGCTACATAG GTGCCTATCATGGCTCTCGAAATCATAGCCGGCATCCCTCGTGGAGCTCAAGACTGGTTAACGCCCTGTCCGACCGCCATGAGTCCTCTATGGCCGAATCGAAAGGCACAATTTTCCCTGATGAACGCATGTGGTACGATCAATTCACCAGTACCGACTGGGTGCATGACGCAATCGCCGATTCCTACAGGGTCAAGGAGCTACGGAGTCGTAAGGACTTCTGGGGCAGGGTTCGCATCATCTTTGATGGCGCCCAGGGCTGGATTCTGAGTGCTCTCTGTGGCTTTCTCGTTGCATTGATGGCATACACAGTAGATGTTGCCGAATCTACTGTCTTTGATTTCAAGGAAGGCTACTGCAGCAAAGCTTGGTACCTCAGCAGAAAG AGATGCTGCGCCGAGGAAGCCTGTGAGGACTGGGTAAGGTGGGCACATGTTGTGAACAGTCCTTCCGGAGACATCTGGAGAAGCTTCGCGATTTACATGGCCTTTGTTCTCGCCCTTGCTCTCATTGCCTGTTGGATGGCACTGTGGACAAAAACAGTTGTCCCATCTGCGTATCAACTGACGACTCTAGACGAGAAcctggctgttgatgaacCCACACAGACATATGACGACTTGAACCCAAGTGAATCTTCGACACCTCAACCGCAACCCGATCCAAAGCCAGAGAATCCCCCTATGGTCTACTATTCTGCAGCTGGCAGTGGAGTTGCCGAGGTTCGCGTTATTCTGAGTGGCTTCGTTTTGCACGGTTTCCTGGGTGCCAGGACCTTGATTATCAAAATGGTAGCACTGATTCTAAGTGTCGCATCCGGTATGAGTCTCGGAAAAGAGGGCCCGTACGTTCACATGGCTGCCTGCGTTGGCAATATCTTGTGTCGATTATTTTCTAAGTACGATCGAAACGACGGAAAGCGAAGAGAGGTTATTtcagcagccgcagccgcagGAGTCGCCGTTGCATTTGGTGCGCCACTAGGCGGAGTACTGTTCGGCCTTGAAGAAGTTTCATACTTCTTCCCTGCGAAAACGCTGTTCCgaaccttcttctgctgtATCGTCGCCGCGCTGTCCCTCAAATTCCTCAACCCCTACGGTACACACAAGATCGTTCTCTTTGAAGTGAGATATCTGGTCGACTGGGAGTATTTCGAGCTTGGAAGCTTCATATTTGTGGGCATCATTGGCGGTGCACTGGGAGCGCTCTTTATCAAAGCCTCCAAATACTGGGCTCAATCCTTCAGAAGGATCCAGCTGATCAAAAAGCACCCTCTGCTGGAGGTATTCCTTGTTGCACTGGTAACGGGATTGATGAGCTATTGGAATGCTCTGACAAAGCTTCCCGTTGCTGAGCTGCTTCTGAATGTCGCATCGCCGTGCGAGGGTTCCAGTACTGACTGGGAAGAACGAGCATTGTGCCCTGGGGCTATTGATGAGATTCCCCCTATTCTGTTTGAACTGTTTGTTGCTCTCTTGATCAAGGGTTTTCTCACCGTTATCACTTTCGGCATT AAAGTTCCTGCTGGAATTTATGTACCATCTATGGTTGTCGGAGGTTTGATGGGCCGGATAGTCGGCCATATGGTGCAGTGGGCCGTGCTACGTGTTCCGGATTGGGCTATCTGGGGAGACTGTGCATTCAACAGAGACGGTTCGTGCATCCAACCTGGTGTGTATGGTCTCATCGCAGCCGGTGCCACCATGTGTGGTGTGACAAGATTGTCTGTCACACTCGCAGTTATCTTATTCGAGCTCACGGGTAGCCTTGATTATGTCTTGCCCTTCTCTCTCGCGATCCTCGTGTCCAAATGGACAGCTGATGCTATCGAGCCCAACAGCATCTAT GACCTTCTCACCAGCATGAATTCATATCCATTCTTGGACAATAAGCATAAGCCGATCTTTACGGAAGACCTAGCTGACATTGTGCCACGGATTCGCAAAGAACGAATTATTGACATTACGAACTCACCGGTTGTACCTGCTACCAGCTTGAGAATCAAACTCGAGCTTCTGCACAGGGCTGGCGAACTCGATGGAGGACTGCCAATTGTGCGACATGGTATTTTGGTTGGGCTGATTCCTGCACCTGATCTTGGATATGCTCTTGATCAGTTAGAAGACGAAGCAACGAATCTTTGCCTCATGGATCACGTTCCTAGCattgacgaagatgagggaGAACATGACCCCACAGACTTTACACCTTACATAGATCCT GCACCCGTTGCGCTGGATATCAGATCACCAATGGACTTGGTTTATGAGCTTTTCGCGAAGCTCGGACTCAGGTACATCTGTGTGCTGAAAGACGGCAAATATGCTGGAATG ACCCACAAGAAGACCTTTGTCAGATATATGCGGGAGCATGAAAAAGACATTTAA